A section of the Candidatus Cloacimonadota bacterium genome encodes:
- a CDS encoding DUF4406 domain-containing protein: MKRVYVAGAYSGTDVLTVLKNIGRGEWYAAEMFAKGLYPFVPWYDKDFAIKLWDRDLTVQQFYDYSIAWLDVSEAMFLVPGWKDSKGTIAEIERAKKLGIPVFEDLDALYGWALKI; the protein is encoded by the coding sequence ATGAAAAGAGTATATGTAGCTGGAGCGTATTCTGGTACAGATGTACTAACAGTATTGAAAAATATCGGTAGGGGCGAGTGGTATGCAGCGGAAATGTTTGCAAAAGGGCTTTATCCGTTTGTGCCATGGTATGATAAAGATTTTGCTATCAAGTTGTGGGATAGAGATTTGACCGTTCAGCAATTTTATGATTACTCCATAGCGTGGCTTGATGTGAGCGAAGCAATGTTTTTAGTGCCTGGATGGAAGGATAGTAAAGGCACAATTGCGGAGATTGAACGAGCAAAAAAGTTAGGGATTCCGGTCTTTGAGGATTTGGATGCGTTGTATGGTTGGGCATTAAAAATATAA